A window from Oceanithermus desulfurans encodes these proteins:
- a CDS encoding HesA/MoeB/ThiF family protein, producing MWSREELDRYARHMILPEVGPEGQARLKAASVLVVGAGGLGSPLLMYLAAAGVGRIGIVEDDVVDLSNLQRQVLYATPDVGRPKAEVAAERLAELNPHVTVEVHPQRLTSENALALFAGYDLVVDASDNFPTRYLVSDAAVFADKPLVYGAIHRFEGQVAVFHHQGGPCYRCLFPKPPKPGSVPSCAQAGVFGVLPGVIGSLMATEVLKLLLGIGRPLSGRLLLYDGLEAEFRELRVERDPNCPVCGDHPTQKGLIDYEAFCNVSR from the coding sequence GTGTGGAGCCGTGAAGAACTCGATCGCTACGCCCGGCACATGATCCTGCCGGAGGTGGGTCCCGAGGGGCAGGCGCGCCTGAAGGCCGCCTCGGTGCTGGTCGTAGGCGCCGGGGGGCTGGGTTCGCCCTTGCTCATGTACCTCGCGGCGGCGGGCGTGGGGCGCATCGGCATCGTCGAGGACGACGTCGTCGACCTCAGCAATCTGCAGCGGCAGGTGCTCTACGCCACCCCCGACGTGGGGCGGCCCAAGGCCGAGGTCGCCGCCGAACGGCTCGCCGAGCTCAACCCCCACGTCACCGTGGAGGTTCACCCGCAGCGCCTCACCTCGGAAAACGCGCTCGCGCTCTTCGCCGGCTACGACCTCGTCGTCGACGCCAGCGACAACTTCCCCACCCGCTACCTGGTAAGCGACGCCGCCGTCTTCGCCGACAAGCCCCTGGTCTACGGGGCGATCCACCGTTTCGAGGGGCAGGTCGCGGTCTTCCACCACCAGGGCGGCCCCTGCTACCGCTGCCTCTTTCCCAAGCCCCCCAAGCCGGGCAGCGTGCCCAGCTGCGCCCAGGCGGGCGTCTTCGGGGTGCTGCCCGGGGTGATCGGCAGCCTGATGGCCACCGAGGTGCTCAAGCTGCTGCTGGGGATCGGCCGCCCGCTTTCGGGCCGGTTGCTCCTTTACGACGGACTCGAGGCCGAATTCCGCGAGCTCAGGGTCGAGCGCGACCCGAACTGCCCGGTCTGCGGCGACCACCCCACGCAGAAGGGCCTGATCGACTACGAGGCGTTTTGTAACGTTTCCCGGTAG
- a CDS encoding M67 family metallopeptidase: MRLCVRKGAWRAMWDDARARAPEEAVGLLVGRRGCAEAAWPLANASPHPLVHYFADPGELLQALRRADAEGLEVLALYHSHPAGRPRPSERDRAEASWRVPYVILGLPEGRARAYLLPEGEEVEIRVEP; encoded by the coding sequence ATGCGGTTGTGCGTGCGCAAGGGAGCCTGGCGGGCGATGTGGGACGACGCCCGCGCCCGCGCGCCGGAAGAGGCCGTCGGCCTGCTCGTGGGGCGGCGGGGGTGCGCCGAGGCGGCCTGGCCGCTGGCCAACGCGAGCCCGCATCCGCTGGTGCACTACTTCGCCGATCCGGGCGAGCTGCTCCAGGCGCTCCGCCGCGCCGACGCCGAGGGGCTCGAGGTGCTGGCGCTTTACCACAGTCACCCGGCGGGGCGGCCGCGGCCCAGCGAGCGCGACCGAGCCGAGGCCAGCTGGCGCGTGCCCTACGTTATCCTGGGGCTGCCGGAGGGGCGCGCCCGTGCCTACCTCCTGCCCGAAGGAGAAGAGGTGGAGATCCGTGTGGAGCCGTGA
- a CDS encoding citrate synthase/methylcitrate synthase has translation MAEAEIARGLEGVVFTETELSFIDGQNGRLYYLGYPIQELAEHSSFEEVSYLLLHKRLPTADELAVFKEKLVKNRSIAVEKVASFADYPRTAHPMASLRTAISELGLFDPTEEDTSFDSLYEKSVSLISKFATVTAAIKRLREGHMPIEPDPELSHAANFYYMLNGKRPSPEQEKLLDVALILHAEHGMNASTFTALAVHSTASDIYSSIVAAVGALKGPRHGGANEQVMKMVQEIGKPEAARGWVQGKLANKERIMGMGHRVYKALDPRAVILKKYAEIVAKAHGKSTEYEILTIVEEEAGKVLNPRGIYPNVDFYSGVVYSDLGIPTEFFTPVFAVARISGWTAHILEYARMDNRLLRPKAKFVGELDRKYVPIDQR, from the coding sequence ATGGCAGAGGCTGAAATCGCACGGGGATTGGAAGGCGTCGTTTTCACCGAGACCGAGCTCTCGTTCATCGACGGCCAGAACGGTAGGCTCTACTACCTGGGCTACCCCATCCAAGAGCTCGCGGAGCACAGCAGCTTCGAGGAGGTCTCCTACCTGCTGCTGCACAAGCGACTACCCACGGCCGACGAGCTGGCGGTCTTCAAGGAGAAACTGGTCAAGAACCGCAGCATCGCGGTCGAGAAGGTGGCCTCGTTCGCCGACTACCCGCGCACGGCCCACCCGATGGCCTCGCTGCGCACCGCCATCAGCGAGTTGGGCCTCTTCGACCCCACCGAGGAGGACACCTCCTTCGACAGCCTCTACGAGAAGAGCGTCAGCCTGATCTCCAAGTTCGCCACCGTCACCGCCGCCATCAAGCGCCTGCGTGAGGGGCACATGCCCATCGAGCCCGACCCCGAGCTCTCCCACGCGGCGAACTTCTACTACATGCTCAACGGCAAGCGCCCCAGCCCCGAGCAGGAAAAGCTGCTCGACGTGGCGCTGATCCTGCACGCCGAGCACGGCATGAACGCCTCCACCTTCACCGCCCTGGCCGTGCACTCGACCGCCTCGGACATCTACTCCTCCATCGTGGCGGCGGTGGGCGCCCTCAAGGGCCCGCGCCACGGCGGCGCCAACGAGCAGGTCATGAAGATGGTGCAGGAGATCGGCAAGCCCGAGGCCGCCCGCGGCTGGGTCCAGGGCAAGCTGGCCAACAAAGAGCGCATCATGGGCATGGGTCACCGCGTCTACAAGGCGCTCGACCCGCGCGCCGTCATCCTCAAGAAGTACGCCGAGATCGTGGCCAAGGCCCACGGCAAGTCCACCGAGTACGAAATCCTCACCATCGTCGAAGAAGAGGCGGGCAAGGTGCTCAACCCGCGCGGCATCTACCCCAACGTCGACTTCTACTCGGGCGTCGTCTACTCCGACCTGGGGATCCCCACCGAGTTCTTCACCCCCGTCTTCGCGGTGGCGCGGATCTCGGGCTGGACCGCCCACATCCTCGAGTACGCGCGCATGGACAACCGCCTGCTCCGCCCCAAGGCCAAGTTCGTGGGCGAGCTCGACCGCAAGTACGTGCCCATCGATCAGCGCTGA
- a CDS encoding elongation factor G has product MIRTIAFAGHSGSGKTTLGEALLYLTGAKERRGSVSEGTTTSDYTPEEKAHGISVRTAVLPLDWKGHKFFVLDTPGYLDFIASIRGALTAADAAVVTVSAPDGVQIGTERAWTVAERLELPRMVVVTKLDKGGDFYQLLEDLRSTLGSIVPVHLPWMEGPDWVGLLDVLRNKALRYDGEEYEELEVPSELAEQVGTYREQAIEAIVETDENLLEQYLEEGEEPAPEQVAKAFHEAVRQGLVYPVAIASGETLIGVEPLLDIFLQALPSPTERWGEGPPLGKVFKVQVEPFVGKVAYIRLYRGELKPGDVLQSEKGPVKFNKLYVPRGNELLEVDRAEAGYILALPKADQLHRTMALWAEEPEEVPMTKLPEPTTFMAIVPKGKGDEAKLGEAVNKLLEEDPSLRLERNEETGEMLLWGMGDMHLEVAKERLHDYGVEVELKLPKIPYRETIRRKAEGQGKHKKQTGGHGQYGDVWLRLEPAEDYEFVWEITGGVIPTKYKEAVEKGIKEAAKKGVLAGYPVIGFRAAVYDGSHHSVDSSDLSFQIAASLAFKKVAEAAGPALLEPIYKLKIIVPQDKMGDILSDLQGRRGRVLGSDMDGALAVIHAEAPLGEILEYSRVLRSLTAGQGAYNLEFSHYAEVPPQLAQKIVEEARSE; this is encoded by the coding sequence GTGATCCGTACCATCGCCTTCGCCGGACACTCCGGCAGCGGAAAAACGACCCTGGGCGAGGCGCTGCTCTACCTCACCGGGGCCAAGGAGCGGAGGGGGAGCGTGTCCGAGGGCACCACGACCTCGGACTACACCCCAGAGGAAAAGGCCCACGGCATCAGCGTACGCACGGCGGTGCTGCCCCTGGACTGGAAGGGGCACAAGTTTTTCGTGCTCGACACCCCCGGCTACCTCGACTTCATCGCCAGCATCCGCGGGGCGCTGACCGCGGCCGACGCCGCGGTGGTCACCGTGAGCGCGCCCGACGGCGTGCAGATCGGGACCGAGCGCGCCTGGACGGTGGCCGAGCGGCTGGAGCTGCCGCGCATGGTCGTGGTGACCAAGCTCGACAAGGGGGGCGACTTCTACCAGCTGCTCGAGGATCTGCGCTCGACGCTGGGCAGCATCGTCCCGGTGCACCTGCCCTGGATGGAGGGGCCTGACTGGGTGGGCCTGCTCGACGTGCTGCGGAACAAGGCGTTGCGCTACGACGGTGAGGAGTACGAAGAGCTCGAGGTTCCGTCCGAGCTGGCGGAGCAGGTGGGGACGTACCGCGAGCAGGCGATCGAGGCCATCGTGGAGACGGACGAGAACCTGCTCGAGCAGTACCTGGAGGAAGGTGAGGAACCGGCCCCCGAACAGGTGGCCAAGGCCTTCCACGAGGCCGTGCGCCAGGGGCTCGTCTACCCGGTCGCCATCGCCTCGGGCGAGACGCTGATCGGGGTGGAGCCGCTGCTCGACATCTTCCTGCAGGCCCTCCCCTCCCCCACCGAGCGCTGGGGCGAGGGGCCGCCGCTGGGCAAGGTCTTCAAGGTCCAGGTCGAACCCTTCGTGGGCAAGGTCGCCTACATCCGCCTCTACCGCGGCGAGCTGAAGCCCGGCGACGTGCTGCAGTCGGAGAAGGGACCGGTCAAGTTCAACAAGCTCTACGTTCCCCGGGGCAACGAGCTGCTCGAGGTGGACAGGGCCGAGGCCGGCTACATCCTGGCCCTGCCCAAGGCCGACCAGCTGCACCGCACCATGGCGCTGTGGGCCGAGGAGCCCGAAGAGGTGCCGATGACCAAGCTGCCCGAGCCCACCACCTTCATGGCCATCGTGCCCAAGGGCAAGGGTGACGAGGCCAAGCTGGGCGAGGCGGTGAACAAGCTGCTCGAGGAGGACCCCAGCCTGCGGCTCGAACGCAACGAGGAGACCGGGGAGATGCTGCTTTGGGGCATGGGCGACATGCACCTCGAGGTGGCCAAGGAGCGCCTGCACGACTACGGCGTCGAGGTCGAGCTGAAGCTGCCCAAGATCCCCTACCGCGAGACGATCCGCCGCAAGGCCGAGGGGCAGGGCAAGCACAAGAAGCAGACCGGCGGCCACGGCCAGTACGGCGACGTCTGGCTGCGGCTCGAGCCCGCCGAGGACTACGAGTTCGTCTGGGAGATTACCGGCGGCGTCATCCCCACCAAGTACAAGGAGGCCGTGGAAAAGGGCATCAAGGAGGCCGCCAAAAAGGGCGTGCTCGCCGGCTATCCGGTGATCGGCTTCCGCGCCGCGGTCTACGACGGTTCCCACCACTCGGTGGACTCGTCCGACCTCTCCTTCCAGATCGCCGCCTCGCTGGCCTTCAAGAAGGTGGCCGAGGCCGCGGGACCGGCCCTGCTCGAGCCCATCTACAAGCTCAAGATCATCGTCCCCCAGGACAAGATGGGCGACATTCTCTCCGACCTCCAGGGCCGCCGCGGCCGGGTGCTGGGCTCCGACATGGACGGCGCCCTCGCGGTCATCCACGCCGAGGCGCCGCTGGGCGAGATCCTGGAGTACAGCCGGGTGCTGCGCAGCCTCACCGCCGGCC